The following coding sequences lie in one Saimiri boliviensis isolate mSaiBol1 chromosome 6, mSaiBol1.pri, whole genome shotgun sequence genomic window:
- the ATG2A gene encoding autophagy-related protein 2 homolog A isoform X1: MSRWLWPWSNCVKERVCRYLLHHYLGHFFQEQLSLDQLSLDLYKGSVALRDIHLEIWSVNEVLESMDSPLELVEGFVGSIEVAVPWAALLTDHCTVRVSGLQLTLQPRRGPAPGAADSQSWASCMTTSLQLAQECLRDGLPEPSEPPQPLEGLEMFAQTIETVLRRIKVTFLDTVVRVEHSAGDGERGVAVEIRVQRLEYCDEAVRDPSQAPPVDVHQPPAFLHKLLQLAGVRLHYEELPAQEEPPEHPMQIGSCSGYMELMVKLKQNEAFPGPKLEVVGQLGSLHLLLTPRQLQQLQELLSAVSLTDHEGLADKLNKSRPLGAEDLWLIEQDLNQQLQAGVVAEPLSPDPLTNPLLNLDSTDLFFSMAGLTSSAASGLSELSLSDIDLASSVHSDMASRRLSAQAHPAGKMAPTPLPDTMRPDSLLKMTLGGVTLTLLQTSAPSSGPPDLATHFFTEFDATKDGPFGSRDFHHLRPRFQRACPCSHVRLTGTAVQLSWELRTGARGRRATSIEAHFGQLEVLECLWPRGTSEPEYTEILSFPSTLGSQASARPCAHLRHTQTLRRVPKSRPRRSVACHCHSELALDLATFQADVELGALDRLAALLCLATVPAEPPTGLLTEPLPATEQQTVFRLSAPRATLRLRFPIADLRPERDPWAGQAVRAEQLRLELSEPQFRSELSSGPGPPVPTRLELTCSDLHGIYEDGEKPPVPCLRVSKAPDPKSSGRKYFLPQVVVTVNPQSSSTQWEVAPEKGEELELSVESPCELREPEPSPFSSKRTMYETEEMVIPGDPEEMRTFQSRTLALSRCSLEVILPSAHIFLPSKEVYESIYNRINNDLLMWEPADLLPTPDPAAQPSGFPGPSGFWHDNFKMCKSAFRLDSDSDDEDAHFFSVGASGGPQPPAPEAPSLHLQSTFSTVVTVLKGRVTALCEAKDEGGRRLEAAHGELVLDVEHGTLFSVSQYRGQPGLGYFCLEAEKATLYHQAAVDDYQLPSHLDPPSFTPPAQLAPTIYPSEEGVTERGASGRKGQGRGAYMLSTAVRIHLDPHKNVKEFLVTLRLHKATLRHYMALPEQSWHSQLLEFLDVLDDPVLGYLPPTVITILHTHLFSCAVDYRPLYLPVRVLLTAETFTLSSNIVMDTSTFLLRFILDDSALYLSDKCEVETLDLRRDYVCVLDIDLLELVIKTWKGSTEGKLSQPLFELRCSNNVVHVHSCADSCALLVNLLQYVMSAGDLHPPPRPPSPTEIAGQKVQLSESPASLPSCPPVETALINQRDLADALLDTERSLRELAQPSGGPLPQASPVSVYLFPGERSGAPPPSPPAEGLAGSFGSCSEENEDEREEEGDGDTLDSDEFCILDAPGLGIPPRDGEPVVTQLHPGPIVVRDGYFSRPIGSTDLLRAPAHFPVPSTRVVLREVSLIWHLYGGRDFGPHPGHRARAGLSGPRGSPSRCSGPNRPQNSWRTQGGSGRQHHVLMEIQLSKVSFQHEVYPAESATGPAAPGQELEERPLSRQVFIVQELEVRDRLASSQINKFLYLHTSERMPRRAHSNMLTIKALHVAPTTNLGGPECCLRVSLMPLRLNVDQDALFFLKDFFTSLVAGINPMVPGETSTEARPETRTQLSSPPEGQAEGVEASSSQEAPGGGHSPSPADQQPIYFREFRFTSEVPIWLDYHGKHVTMDQVGTFAGLLIGLAQLNCSELKLKRLCCRHGLLGVDKVLGYALNEWLQDIRKNQLPGLLGGVGPMHSVVQLFQGFRDLLWLPIEQYRKDGRLMRGLQRGAASFGSSTASAALELSNRLVQAIQATAETVYDILSPAAPVSRSLQDKRSARRLRKGQQPADLREGVAKAYDTVREGILDTAQTICDVASRGHEQKGLTGAVGGVIRQLPPTVVKPLILATEATSSLLGGMRNQIVPDAHKDHALKWRSDSAQD; encoded by the exons TCTGTGAACGAGGTGTTGGAGTCCATGGACTCACCTCTGGAGCTGGTGGAAGGCTTCGTGGGCTCCATCGAGGTGGCCGTGCCCTGGGCTGCTCTGCTCACCGACCACTGCACAGTACGCGTGTCCGGCCTCCAGCTCACCTTGCAGCCCCGCCGGGGTCCAG CGCCAGGGGCTGCTGACTCACAGAGCTGGGCTTCATGCATGACCACAAGCCTGCAGCTGGCCCAGGAGTGTCTGCGGGATGGGCTGCCAGAGCCCTCTGAGCCACCACAGCCCCTGGAGGGGCTGGAGATGTTTGCCCAGACCATTGAGACTG TGCTGCGGAGGATCAAAGTGACCTTCCTGGACACTGTTGTGCGGGTGGAGCACTCTGCGGGTGATGGGGAGCGTGGTGTGGCCGTGGAGATCCGTGTGCAGAG ACTGGAGTACTGTGACGAGGCGGTGCGGGACCCAAGCCAGGCGCCGCCGGTGGACGTGCATCAGCCACCAGCCTTTCTGCACAAGCTGCTGCAGCTGGCAGGGGTGCGCCTGCACTACGAAGAGCTGCCCGCACAG gaagAGCCTCCAGAGCACCCCATGCAGATCGGCAGCTGCTCAGGGTACATGGAGCTGATGGTGAAGCTGAAGCAAAACGAGGCCTTCCCCGGCCCTAAG CTGGAGGTGGTGGGACAGCTGGGCTCCCTGCACCTGCTCCTGACCCCGAGGCAGCTCCAGCAACTTCAGGAACTGCTCAGTGCCGTGAGCCTTACAG ACCACGAGGGCCTGGCTGACAAGCTGAACAAGAGCCGCCCCCTAGGTGCTGAAGACCTGTGGCTGATTGAGCAGGACCTGAACCAGCAGCTGCAGGCAGGGGTGGTGGCTGAGCCCCTCAGCCCAGACCCCCTTACCAACCCCCTTCTCAACCTGGATAGCACTG ACCTCTTCTTCTCCATGGCTGGCCTCACGAGCAGTGCGGCCTCAGGCCTCTCGGAGCTCTCCCTCTCCGATATAGACCTGGCTTCCTCTGTGCACAGTGACATGGCCTCTCGCCGGCTCTCTGCCCAGGCCCACCCAGCTG GCAAGATGGCCCCCACTCCCCTCCCGGACACCATGCGCCCTGATTCGCTGCTGAAGATGACTTTGGGGGGTGTGACCCTGACCTTGCTTCAGACGTCTGCCCCGTCTTCTGGACCACCTGACCTCGCCACGCACTTTTTCACCGAGTTTGATGCCACCAAGGATGGGCCTTTCGGTTCCCGAGACTTCCACCACCTTCGACCACGCTTCCAGAGGGCCTGTCCCTGTAGCCATGTTCG GCTAACGGGCACAGCCGTGCAGCTGTCCTGGGAGCTGCGGACCGGCGCCCGGGGCCGGAGGGCAACCAGCATAGAAGCACACTTTGGGCAGCTTGAGGTGCTGGAGTGTCTGTGGCCCAGGGGCACCTCAGAGCCTGAGTACACAGAG ATCCTGAGCTTTCCCAGTACCCTGGGCTCCCAGGCCTCAGCTCGACCTTGTGCCCATCTACGCCACACACAGACCCTGCGCCGTGTACCTAAG AGCCGACCCCGGCGCTCAGTTGCCTGCCATTGCCACTCAGAACTGGCCCTGGACCTGGCCACCTTCCAGGCGGACGTGGAACTGGGAGCCCTCGACCGGCTGGCTGCCCTGCTGTGCCTAGCCACCGTACCTGCCGAGCCGCCAACCGGCCTGCTG ACGGAGCCCCTGCCAGCCACGGAGCAGCAGACGGTGTTTCGGCTCTCTGCACCCCGGGCCACACTGCGGCTGCGCTTCCCCATTGCCGACCTGCGGCCCGAGAGGGACCCCTGGGCGGGCCAGGCTGTGCGGGCTGAGCAGCTTCGGCTGGAGCTGAGTGAGCCCCAGTTCCGGTCAGAGCTCAGCAGTGGGCCTGGTCCCCCAGTCCCCACCCGCCTGGAACTCACCTGCTCCGACCTACATG GTATCTATGAAGATGGGGAGAAGCCACCTGTTCCCTGCCTGCGTGTCTCCAAAGCCCCGGACCCCAAGAGCAGTGGGCGCAAGTACTTCCTGCCCCA GGTAGTGGTGACCGTGAACCCCCAGTCCAGCAGCACACAGTGGGAGGTGGCCCCGGAGAAGGGAGAAGAGCTGGAGCTGTCAGTGGAGAGTCCGTGTGAGCTGCGGGAACCGGAGCCCTCGCCCTTCTCCTCCAAGAGGACTATGTACGAGACAGAGGAG ATGGTGATCCCTGGAGACCCTGAGGAGATGAGAACGTTCCAGAGCCGGACCCTGGCACTGTCCCGCTGCAGCTTGGAAGTGATCCTGCCCAGTGCCCACATCTttctgcccagcaaggaggtctACGAGAGCATCTACAACAG GATCAACAATGACCTGCTCATGTGGGAGCCTGCGGACCTGCTGCCCACCCCTGACCCCGCTGCCCAGCCCTCTGGCTTCCCCGGCCCCTCAGGCTTCTGGCATGACAACTTTAAGATGTGCAAATCAGCCTTCAGGCTGG ACTCGGACTCAGATGATGAGGATGCCCACTTCTTCTCAGTGGGGGCATCAGGCGGCCCACAGCCCCCTGCCCCTGAGGCCCCAAGTCTTCACTTGCAAAGCACCTTCTCAACAGTGGTGACAGTGCTGAAGGGGCGGGTCACAGCCCTctgtgaggccaag GATGAGGGTGGGAGGCGGCTGGAGGCTGCACATGGGGAGCTGGTGCTAGACGTGGAGCACGGCACCCTCTTCAGCGTCTCCCAGTACCGCGGCCAGCCAGGACTCGGCTACTTCTGCTTGGAAGCTGAAAAGGCAACACTCTACCACCAAG CGGCCGTGGATGACTACCAGCTGCCCAGTCACCTGGACCCGCCCAGTTTCACTCCCCCGGCTCAGCTGGCACCGACCATTTACCCATCGGAGGAAGGGGTGACTGAGCGGGGAGCCTCAGGCCGCAAGGGCCAGGGCCGGGGCGCCTACATGCTGTCTACTGCTGTGCGCATCCACCTGGACCCCCACAAGAATGTGAAG GAGTTCCTGGTGACACTGCGGTTGCACAAAGCCACCCTGCGCCACTACATGGCCCTGCCCGAGCAGAGCTGGCATTCCCAG TTGCTGGAGTTCCTAGACGTGCTGGATGACCCCGTGCTGGGCTACCTCCCCCCGACGGTCATCACCATCCTGCACACACACCTGTTCTCCTGTGCTGTGGACTATAG GCCACTCTACCTCCCTGTGCGTGTCCTCCTCACTGCAGAGACCTTCACCCTCTCCAGCAATATCGTCATGGACACATCCACCTTCCTGCTCAG GTTCATCCTCGATGACTCCGCCTTGTACCTGTCCGACAAGTGTGAGGTGGAGACCCTGGACCTGCGGCGAG ATTATGTCTGTGTCTTGGATATTGACCTCTTGGAACTTGTGATTAAAACCTGGAAAGGGAGCACTGAGGGCAAACTG AGCCAGCCGCTGTTCGAGCTGCGCTGCTCCAACAACGTGGTGCACGTGCACAGCTGTGCCGACTCCTGTGCCCTGCTGGTCAACCTGCTCCAGTACGTAATGAGCGCGGGCGACCTGCACCCCCCACCCCGGCCCCCCAGCCCCACGGAGATCGCCGGCCAGAAGGTACAG CTCTCAGAgagccctgcctccctgccctcaTGCCCCCCGGTGGAGACGGCCCTCATCAACCAGCGCGACCTGGCCGACGCCCTCCTGGACACCGAGCGCAGCCTTCGGGAGCTGGCCCAGCCTTCAG GTGGCCCCCTCCCTCAGGCCTCGCCTGTCTCGGTCTACCTATTCCCAGGCGAACGGAGTGGGGCCCCACCCCCTTCACCACCTGCCGAGGGCCTTGCTGGCAGCTTCGGGTCATGCTCAGAGGAGAATGAAGatgaaagggaagaggagggtgATGGAGACACCCTGGACAGTGACGAGTTCTGCATCCTTGATGCTCCTGGCCTGGGCATCCCG CCTCGAGACGGCGAGCCTGTGGTGACCCAGCTGCATCCTGGCCCCATCGTTGTGCGGGACGGTTACTTCTCACGGCCAATCGGCAGCACAGACCTGCTGCGGGCACCTGCCCACTTCCCAGTGCCCAGCACTCGAGTGGTGCTACGTGAGGTCTCCCTCATCTGGCACCTCTACGGGGGCCGAGACTTTGGCCCTCACCCTGGCCACAG gGCAAGAGCTGGCCTCTCGGGCCCCAGGGGCTCCCCTTCCCGCTGCTCTGGCCCCAACCGGCCCCAGAACTCATGGCGAACGCAGGGGGGCAGCGGGCGGCAGCACCATGTCCTCATGGAGATCCAGCTCAGCAAG GTAAGCTTCCAGCATGAGGTATACCCGGCAGAGTCAGCTACAGGCCCCGCGGCCCCgggccaggagctggaggagcGGCCACTGTCCCGTCAGGTGTTCATTGTGCAGGAGCTTGAGGTCCGAGACCGGCTTGCCTCCTCCCAGATCAACAAGTTCCTGTACCTGCACACGAGTGAGCGGATGCCACGGCGTGCCCACTCTAACATG CTCACCATCAAAGCGCTGCACGTGGCCCCCACCACCAACCTGGGTGGGCCTGAGTGCTGTCTCCGTGTCTCGCTGATGCCCCTGCGGCTCAACGTGGACCAG GATGCCCTCTTCTTCCTCAAGGACTTCTTCACTAGCCTGGTGGCCGGCATCAACCCCATGGTCCCAGGGGAGACATCCACTGAGG CTCGCCCTGAGACTCGAACCCAGCTCAGCAGCCCCCCGGAAGGACAGGCTGAGGGCGTAGAGGCCTCCAGCTCGCAGGAAGCCCCAGGTGGTGGACATAGCCCTTCCCCTGCTGACCAGCAGCCCATCTACTTCAG AGAGTTCCGCTTTACATCTGAGGTGCCCATCTGGCTGGATTACCATGGCAAGCACGTCACGATGGACCAGGTG ggcACTTTTGCTGGCCTCCTCATCGGCCTGGCCCAGCTCAACTGCTCCGAGCTGAAACTGAAGCGGCTCTGTTGCAGGCACGG GCTCCTGGGTGTCGACAAGGTGCTGGGCTATGCCCTCAACGAGTGGCTGCAGGACATCCGCAAGAACCAGCTGCCTGGCCTGCTGGGAGGCGTGGGCCCCATGCACTCAGTTGTCCAGCTCT TCCAAGGGTTCCGGGACCTGCTGTGGCTGCCCATTGAGCAGTACAGGAAGGATGGCCGCCTCATGCGGGGGCTGCAGCGAGGGGCTGCCTCCTTTGGCTCATCCACGGCCTCTGCCGCCCTGGAACTCAGCAACCGGTTGGTACAGGCTATCCAG GCCACAGCCGAGACCGTGTATGACATCCTGTCGCCAGCAGCCCCCGTCTCCCGCTCCCTGCAGGATAAGCGCTCTGCACGAAGGCTGCGTAAGGGCCAGCAACCTGCTGACCTGCGGGAGGGCGTGGCCAAGGCCTACGACACAGTGCGAGAG GGCATACTGGACACAGCTCAGACCATATGTGATGTGGCATCACGGGGCCATGAACAGAAGGGGCTGACGGGCGCCGTGGGGGGCGTGATCCGCCAGCTGCCCCCGACCGTGGTGAAGCCGCTCATCCTGGCCACAGAGGCCACGTCCAGCCTGCTTGGGGGCATGCGCAACCAGATCGTCCCCGATGCCCACAAGGACCACGCTCTCAAGTGGCGCTCAGACAGTGCCCAGGACTGA